The Fulvivirga maritima genome segment TGGCCAGTGTAAGTCATGGTTAGATGGTGGTTTAGCGCCCAGGGCGATGACCAGAGATCTGGACTGGGGAGTGCCTGTGCCTGTAGAAGGAGCTGAAGGCAAGGTGCTATACGTTTGGTTTGATGCACCTATCGGCTATATTTCTGCTACTAAAGAGTGGGCTGAGCAAAATGGTAAAAACTGGGAGCCATATTGGAAGGATAAAGACTCAAGATTACTTCACTTTATTGGTAAGGATAATATTGTGTTTCACTGTATCATCTTCCCAAGCATATTGCATGTAGATGGTGATTATATATTGCCAGATAATGTTCCTGCTAATGAGTTCTTAAATCTTGAAGGAAATAAAATTAGTACATCTAAAAACTGGGCGGTTTGGCTGCATGAGTTTTTAGAAGATTTGCCTGGTAAAGAAGATGTACTTAGGTATGTGTTATGTGCTAATGCTCCTGAAACAAAGGATAATGACTTTACCTGGAAAGACTTCCAGACTCGTAATAACAGTGAGCTGGTAGCTATATTCGGCAATTTTATTAATAGAGCAGTAGTGCTTACTAATAAGTATTATGAAGGCGAAATTCCTGAAAAAGGAGAGTTGTTTGATATAGACAAGGAAACCATTGAGAAGGTAAAGGCTGCTCCTCAGAAAATAGCTAATGCGCTAGATGCATTTAAATTTAGAGAAGCAATGTCTGAGTTTATAGATTTAGCCAGAACAGGAAATAAATACCTGGCTGATACTGAACCTTGGAAGTTGATAAAGACCAACCCTAACAGAGTGAAGACCATTATGAATATAGGTCTTCAGATCGCCGCTAATCTGGCGATTGTAGGGGAGCCGTTCTTACCTAAAACTATCAATAAATTAAATGGCATTTTAAACTTTTCAGGAAAGCTGTGGGCCGATGCCGGATCTGTTGATTTGCTGCCTGATGGTCATAAAATAGGAGAGGCTGAATTATTGTTTGAGAAAATTGAAGATGACGTAGTGCAAAAGCAGATGGATAAACTAGAGGCAACTAAAAAAACTAATGAGCAGGAAGTAAAAGCTGCTGTAGCTAAAGAACAAGAGGCTGCTCCGGCAGAATCTAATGTAAAGGCTGAGATCAATTTTGATGACTTTATGAAAATTGATATCAGAGTAGGGACTATTCTTGAAGCTGAAAAAATGCCAAAATCTAAAAAGCTATTGAAGATGTTGGTAGATACAGGGATTGACAAGAGGACCATTTTAAGTGGTATTGCTGAGCATTATTCACCCGAAGAGGTGATAGGTCAGCAGGTGTCTGTTTTAGTGAATTTGGCCCCTAGAAAAATGATGGGAGTAGAATCTCAGGGAATGATATTGATGGCTGAAGATACTGATGGTACATTAAGATTTGTGCAGCCTTCAGAAAAGGTGAATCCTGGATCAGGAATAAGTTAATAATTATAAGCTGAAAATATAATAGAGGGTGTTTGGTATTACTAAACACCCTTTTTTATTAATCATTAAATTCATTCATGGTTCTTGTTGCTCCAATGGTGCAAAAGGAGAGGGTCATATCAATAGCTTTATCCATAATAAAAGGCAGCTCTTCAAATTCCTTTTTTGTGAATGGACTTAGTACATAATCTATTTGCTGACCTTTAGCATAGTTATCACCAATTCCCATCTTTAGACGAGAGTAGTTGTTGCCTCCGGTAAGCTGTTCAATATTTTTAAGCCCATTATGTCCTGCTGCTGATCCCTTCATGCGCAGACGCAGGTTGCCAAAAGGAATAGCAATATCATCTACTAATACTAATAGGTTCTCTTTGGGTATTTTAAGCTCTTTAAGCCAATAGTTAACAGCTTTACCACTCAGGTTCATATAGGTGGTAGGCTTTATTAGGTGTATCTGCCTCGACTTATACTTAAATTCTGCTTTCTCAGCCAGACGCTCATTGTTAAATTTAAAGCCATGCACGTCAGCCATTCTGTCTAGTGTAAGAAAACCGATGTTATGTCTGGTTAGCTCATACTCTGCGCCAATGTTTCCTAAACCTGCTATTAAGTACTTCATGCTTTTTTAAAATAATAAGGAGGGGGTTAAACTAAAAAATCCTGCCCATAGAGAGCAGGATTTTCTTAAATGAATTTTGTTAGACTTATTCAGTCTCTTCTGCTTCAGTTTCTTCTGCTTCAGCAGTTTGCTTACCTCTAAGTGCTCTTGGTATTTCTACTACAGCTACAGAAGCGATTTTAGTATCAAGGATTTCGAAGTTATCTTCTGCGATCTCTTGTACTTTTATAGCTTTTCCGAAGTCTAAGCCGCTAAGATCTACAGTGATATGCTCAGGCATATGCTTAGGAAGCGACTGAATTCTTAAGTGTCTTCTTTTCTTAATAAGAGTACCCCCTTTGGCTACACCTGGAGATTCTCCTTCGAAATGAACAGGAATATCCATTTTAATGGTTTTTCCTTCGAAGATTTGCAAGAAGTCAACATGAAGAATTACTTCACTTACTGGGTGAAACTGGATATCTTGTAAGATAGCCTGATACTCATCTCCCTCAATGTTCAAATGCACAAAGTGTGCTTCATCTGTGTACACTAATTCTCTGAAAAGAATCATTGGTGCATAAAAGTGTATCTGCTCATCACCACCATAAATTACGCAAGGAACATTTCCTTCTGCGCGCAACTTCTTGGAATCTGATTTGCCGAGATTTGCTCTTTTATACCCTATAACCTCAACTGTTTTCATTGTAATTATAATTTATATGTGAGTAAATAAAATTCTTAAGAACGGATGAATAATGAGCTGATAGACTCATGATCATGTATTTTTCTGATTGCTTTAGCAAAAAGGTCAGATACACTGAGTACTTTTATTTTAGAGCAATCTTGTTTCAGAGGCAGGGTGTCTGTAGTTACCAGCTCTTCCAGCTCTGAGTTTTCTATGTTTTCGTAGGCTTTGCCAGATAGTATCGGGTGAGTGGCTACTGCTCTTACAGATTTAGCTCCTTTGTCTTTTAAAAGAGCGGCTGCTTTGCATATAGTGCCTCCGGTATCTATTAGGTCATCTATCATTACTACGTCTTTGCCTTCTACGTCTCCAATAAGTCTCATAGATGCTACTTCGTTGGCTTTTTCACGGTACTTATCACAAACTACCATTTCAGCTCTAAAGAACTTAGCGAAGCTTCTGGTTCTTTTTACACCACCTACATCAGGAGAAGCAAAAATGATATCTTCCAATTTCAGAGATCTGATGTAAGGAATAAATATTGAAGTACCATCTAAGTGATCTAAAGGAATATCAAAAAATCCCTGGATCTGATCAGCATGAAGGTCACAAGTCATAATTCTGTCTGCGCCTGCGGCTGATAATAAGTTAGCCATGAGCTTGGCTGCTATAGCTACTCTTGGTTTATCTTTTCTGTCCTGACGTGCATAACCGAAATAAGGAACCACTACAGTTACATACTTAGCGCTAGCTCTTTTAGCAGCATCGATAAGTAAAAGTAATTCCAAAAAGTTATCAGCAGGGGGAAAAGTTGATTGTATCAAAAAGACATCACTTCCTCTTACAGATTCAGTAAAGAAAGGAGACATTTCACCGTCACTAAATTTCTGAAGCGTGACTTCTCCTAAAGGCTTACCGTATGACTGAGCAATTTTTTCAGCCAAGTATTGAGTTGATTTTCCGGAGAAGATCTTTACTGATGACATCTTTTTAAGTTTGGCATTTTTAAAACAAAAAAGGCGGACTATATAATGTCCGCCTGAGTTGCCCGACTAGGGCTCGAACCTAGACTCTTCTGAACCAAAATCAGACGTGTTGCCAGTTACACCATCGGGCAATCTTGTTTCCCTCATTTTTGGGATGGCAAAAGTAGTATTAATTTTTAAAAATGAAAACTTCCGGGTAGAAATTTTTAAAAATATTTTACGGAGTCTGAGAAAGTATCTTTTTCTGCTCTTCCATGAAGCCGTCTGCGAAGAACTGATACTTGTTTAGAATGGATTTTACGGCGTTATTGACGTCTCTAATGTCAGAAAAGTTTACACGGCCATAGTAGTCTGTAGCATAGCCTTGCCAGATAGAAGCTTTTTGTTTTCTGTCAAAAATCTGAATAAGCAGGGTGCCTTCTTTCATACCAATCTTTAATCGGTTGTATTCAAGGTCACGATTTTGCTTGGTCATCCAGTCTTCTATTTTAGGTTGGTTGTAACCTCTGAAGTTCAGGCTGTCTACAAACACCCTGAAAGATAGTAGTAAATCGGGCTTGTTGTCCTTTCTTTTATAGCCAAGAAATTTCATGTGAGATTCTATCGCCCTCTTGATTACCTCGCCGTTAGAGGCTAGTTCCTGGTTCTCTGCCTGCAGCAAGAAGTCATAACTACTGTATTTGTCAAAACGACCTTTGTAGCTGTAGTCATATTCTACAGGTAGTTCACGATAAGAGAAGCACGATACTAATATTAGAGATAGTATTCCGATGGATAGGAAGTGAGAGCGTGATTTCATACTTAATGAGGTTTAAAACAGAGCCTATATAAATATAATATAATAGGCCCTGTTTTAATAACATTTAATCTGAAATGTTTAATGAAATCCGCTATTTGCGAGTAGTTACTTATGTGTTTCTAACCATGCCTTAGCGTTCGTAAATGCCTCTATCCATGGTGATACTTCATCTTGTCTGCCTTCAGGGTAATATGCCCAGTTGTGAGGGTATATAGAACGCTCCAAATGAGGCATTATAGCGAGGTGTCTGCCATCTTTAGAGCAAACAGCAGCTGTACTATGATCTGAGTCGTTAGGGTTGCCAGGATACGCCTTATAAGCGTATTTAGCTACTATGTTATAAGCGGACTCAGCCTCTGGTAATACAAACTTACCTTCACCATGTGCTACCCATACGCCCAGCTTGCTGCCGCCCAGGGAGCTAAACATTACACTTTCGTTTTCTGGTATATCAACAGATATAAAGCTCGATTCAAACTTCTCTGAACTGTTATGATGCATGGTAGGGTGATTCTTAATCTCAGGGAATAAGAGGCCTAATTCCATCATTAACTGACAACCGTTACATACGCCTAAGCTGAGTGTATCTTTTCTGCTATAGAAATTATCAAGGGCTTGTTTCGCCTTTTCGTTATAAAGGAATGCTCCAGCCCACCCTTTGGCTGATCCTAGTACATCAGAGTTAGAGAAGCCACCTACAAATACTATGAGATTTACATCAGAAAGATCATCTCTACCACTGATCAGGTCAGTCATGTGAACATCTTTCACATCAAAGCCTGCCATGTGCATCATCCAAGCCATTTCACGGTCACCATTCACTCCTTTTTCTCTAATGATAGCCGCTTTATAGCCTGTCTCTTCTTTTCTATTTAAATCAATGCCATATTGATCTAGCTTGCCAGTGAAATGTGCCGGAAACTGATAAGAAAGAGGTTGCTTTTTGTAGTTTTCAAAACGAGCCTGAGCTAAGTCAGCACCTGATTGCTTTTTATCTAACAGATAAGAGGTTTTAAACCATACGTCTCTTAGTTCTTTTACATCAAGATCTAAAGCTGTATCGTTATGGTTGATGGTAACACGCCCGCTGTTATTAGTTGTACCTATAACATAAGCGTTGATGTCTACCTTTTTGAAATCATTAACAATGCTATCATCAGCTACCTGAATAAGTACTCCTGGTTGTTCACTAAAAAGTACTTTTAAAGTATCCGCTTCAGGAATATCGTTTAGAGATATTTCAAGGCCTGAATTTTCTGTAGGGAAGCACATTTCAAGCAGCGCTGTGATCATACCTCCGGCAGAAATATCATGACCTGCCAATATTTTATTTTCCAGCACCAATAGCTGAATTTCAGCAAAGGCCTTTTTGAAATAAAAAGCATCTTTTATAGTAGGAGCAGTGCTGCCTAGCTTGTTAAGTACCTGAGCAAAGCTACTGCCACCCAGCTTGTAATCATCATCAGAAAAATCTATGTATATGATGTGAGAGTTAGCTTCTGGCTTAAGGTTAGGAGATACTACCTGATTGATGTTGCTTACTTCGCCTACGGAGCTGATTATAACCGTTCCTGGAGAATAAACTACATCGCCATCAGGGTATTTTTGGGTCATAGAAAGTGAATCTTTACCCGTAGGGATGTTGATGTCCAATTCCTGAGCAAATTCACTTACAGCTTTCACGGCATTGTATAATCTGCTGTTTTCGCCTTCTACTTTGGCTGGCCACATCCAGTTGGCACTTAAAGAAACTCCTTTAAGTCCATGAGTAAGTGGAGCCCAAACTAAGTTAGTGAGTGCTTCAGCTATTGAAAGCTTGGAGCCTGCATCAGGATCTATAAGAGCGGAAACAGGAGCATGGCCAATAGAAGTGGCTATTCCTTTAGTCCCTTTATAGTCTAGTGCCATTACGCCCAGGTTGTTAAGAGGAAGCTGTACAGGCCCACAAGTCTGTTGTTTCGCTACCTTTCCTGAAACACATCGGTCCACTTTGTTAGTTAACCAGTCTTTACAAGCTACACCTTCCAGTTGTAATACTGATTCTAAATATTCTTTGATTTGCTCTGAGCTATAAGTTAACTCAGCATAGTTGCTGGCTTTATCTTCATCTTCCAATATAGTTTTTGGAGATGAGCCGAACATATGAGACAGATCCCAATCTATAGGATTCTTGCCTGTCTTTTTATTTTCAAACTTAAAATGATCATCACCGGTAGCGTGGCCTACAGCATACATAGGAGAGCGCTCTCTGTCGGCTACTTTTTTAAGGTAATCAAGGTCTTTACTTTTCATTACCAAGCCCATTCTTTCCTGAGATTCGTTACCTACTATCTCTTTATCAGAAAGTGTAGGATCACCCACAGGCAGCTTGTTTACATCTATGGTTCCACCGGTTTCTTCTACCAGCTCAGAGAGGCAGTTTAGGTGGCCACCAGCACCATGATCATGAATAGAGATGATAGGGTTCTCATCGCTTTCTACCATAGCTCTGATAGTATTCATCACCCTTTTTTGCATTTCAGGGTTAGAGCGCTGTATGGCATTAAGCTCTATAGAGTTGCCAAATTCTCCGGTAGCTACTGAAGAAACGGCTCCACCACCCATACCAATACGGTAGTTGTCCCCTCCAAGTATTACTATTTCGTCTCCTTTTTCTGGGGATGCTTTTAAGCTGTCATGCTTCTTGCCAAACCCAATTCCACCGGCCAGCATGATCACTTTATCAAATCCGAATTTTTTGTCGTTCTCTTCGTGCTCAAAAGTGAGTAAGCTTCCGCAAATAAGAGGTTGACCAAACTTATTACCAAAATCACTGGCACCATCAGACGCTTTAATAAGGATGTCCATAGGCGTTTGGTACAACCATTTTCTAGGTTGTATGTTCTCTTCCCACTTTCTTCCTTCCTCTAGTCGGGAGTATGAAGTCATATATACAGCAGTTCCTGCTAATGGCAAGCTGCCTTTTCCTCCTGCTAGTCTATCTCTAATCTCTCCTCCAGATCCTGTGGCAGCACCGTTAAATGGTTCTACTGTGGTAGGGAAGTTATGGGTTTCCGCTTTTAAGCTGATAACCGTATCTATTTCTTTAGTAGTGAAATAATCAGGCTTATCAGGTGTTTTGGGTGAAAATTGTTCCGCTTTAGGGCCTTGAATAAAGGCTACATTATCCTTATAAGCAGAAACTATGTAATTCGGGTTTTTAGTAGATGTTTCTTTTATCATCTGGAAAAGGGATTTATCCATTTCTTTTCCGTTAATAATGAAAACACCATTAAATATTTTATGCCTGCAGTGCTCTGAGTTTACCTGAGAGAAGCCAAAAACTTCACTATCGGTGAGCTTTCTGTCTAATTTTTTACTTACTCCTTCCAGATATTCTACTTCTTCTTCGCTAAGGGCCAGGCCTTCTTTTTTATTGAAAGTAGAGATATCATCAATCTCTATTACCGGATCAGGACTTTTAGCAATAGTGAAAAGTTGCTGATCAAGGTTATGATAGAGAACTTCCAGCATAGGATCATATTCAGCTGATCGCTCTTCTACCTGAGTAAATTGCTCGATCCTTTTAATTCCTTCTATGCCCATATTCTGGGTGATCTCCACGGCATTCGTGCTCCATGGGGTAATCATTTCTTTGCGAGGTCCTACAAAATAACCCTCTAACTGAGGTGCTTCTATAGTTTCTGCTTGCCCAAAAAGCCACTTTAGCTTGTTAATGTCTGCTTCCTGGAGCTGCTGTGAAAGGTCTACTGCGTAATACTGTTGACCTTGTGATCGGAAAAACTGGATCATTAAAATTGAGGATTTGAATAGTTAATGTTTTTCACCGCAAAAGTAGAAAAAAGAATTATATTATGCCTTAAGAATCAGGGCGTACCTGATGATGGGTCAAAATGCTCGCTAGCTTTAAAAATGGGATAAAACCATTTTACGATTGTTTTTTTGAAGAAAAATTAAACATTAAGGTGGCTATTATCCTTAAATAATAAAGCATAAATTATTTTATGAGCAAAAATAAGGTTCTTATAAAGTATGGAGGCAACGCCATGCAAAGTGAAGACTTGAAGAATCAAATCGCCCAAAAAATCAAAATTTTACATGAATCTGGATTTGAGGTGCTTTTGATGCATGGAGGAGGCCCGTTTATTAACAAAGCACTGGAGCTAGCCGGTATTGAGTCTGAGTTTTTTGATGGACAAAGGCATACTAGCGCCGAAGCATTGGTGCATATTGAAAGAGCACTAAAAGGTGAAGTGAATAGCTCTCTGGTAGGTTTGCTTAACAAAACCGGACTGAAAGCTGTAGGTCTGAGCGGAAAAGACGGTATGCTGGCTATAGCTGAAAAAAGATGGCACGTGCCTTTATCGGGAGGTGAGAAGATAGACCTGGGGCAGGTAGGGGACGTAAAGAGCATGAATACTGATTTGCCACAGCGATTGCTCACTGCAGGTTATATTCCGGTAGTTACCTGTATCGCTTCTGATGATGAGGGGAATGACTATAATATTAATGCGGATATGTTTGCCGGCCATTTGGCTGCAGCCTTAGAGGTAGATGAATATGTGCTGCTTACTGATGTAGACGGCCTTTTTGAAAATTATCCTGACCCTGACTCCATTTTACATAGTGTAAAGCTTAGCGATATTGAAGCGATGTATGGAGATATTATTACCGGAGGTATGATCCCCAAGCTGGAGTCTTGCGAGATAGCCATGAAAAATGGTGCAGCCAGGGCTACCATCCTGAATGGTACTAAGCCAGAGCAGATCACAGATTATTTATTGCATAGAAAATCAATAGGTACAACAATACAGAAATGATGAGTTATACTAATGAAGAATTATATCAGCAGGATAAAAATAATTATCTGCCTACATTCAAACGATTTCCCTTGGCCTTTGCAAAAGGTAAGGGGAGCAGACTGTGGGATGTAGAAGGAAAAGAATATATTGATATGCTGGCGGGCATAGCAGTTTGTAATGTAGGGCATAGCCACCCTAAAGTGGTGGAGGCTGTGCAGAAACAAGCGGCAGAGCTTATGCATATTTCTAATTTCTTTGTGACCTTGCCACAGGTAGAGCTGAGCAAAAAGCTCAAAGAAATTAGTGGTCTTGATCATGTTTTCATAACCAATAGTGGCGCTGAATCTGTAGAAGGTGCTATAAAAGTGGCTCGTAAATACGCACATAAGCATGGTCGGGGAGGAGAGGTGATTTCTATGACCAAATCTTTTCACGGTCGTACGCTGGGTACTATCGCCACTGGCCAGGCTAAATATCAGCAAGGTTTTGAACCTATTCCCACAGGTTTTAAGCAAGTAGAATTTAATAACCTTGAAGCTCTTAAGTCAACTATTAGCCAGGAAACGGCGGCTATTATTTTAGAGCCTGTGCAAGGTGAAGGAGGTATTAACCCTGTGGATAAGGACTATTTGCAAGCGATAAGAGAAATCTGTACAGAAGAAAAAATTGCTTTGATTTTTGACGAAGTGCAATGTGGAATCGGTCGTACAGGGAAGTGGTTTGCGAAGGATCATTATGGAGTGCAGCCCGATGTTATGACACTGGCCAAAGGGCTTGGTGGAGGTTTCCCGATAGGAGCTTTTGTATGTGATTCAAAAATTAGTGATGCTATTAATTATGGAGATCACGGTACCACTTTTGGAGGTAATCCATTAGCCTGTTCTTCAGCTTTAGCTACGTTATCAGTTATAGAAGAAGAGAATTTGTTAGATGCAGCCACTGAGAAGGGAGCATGGGTGAAAGCTGAATTTGAAAAAATGAAAGCTGAGCATGGTGAGATAAAATACATTCGTGGACTTGGACTTATGATAGGTATTGAGTTATCTCAGCCAGCGGCTCCGGTGGTGAAACTGCTTTTAGAAAAAGGTATTATAGCTAATGCTACCGCTGATACGGTGCTAAGACTAGTGCCTTCTTTAAATATACCTGAAGAAGATTTGAAGCAAGTGGTGGAAGAAATAGAAAAGTGTTTAGCAGAAACCATGATAGAACAATGAGTAATACGCGAAAAAAAGTAGCAATTGTAGGAGCTTCTGGTTATACAGGTTCCGAACTCGCTCGTTTTTTACTGCATCACCCAGAGGTAGAAATTGCCATGATCACCTCTGAAACGCACGAAGGAAAGCCATTTTCTACTTTACATCCTCAGTTTACCGGGCAGCTTGATATGCCTTTGGTATCCGCACAAAGAGTAACTGATGAGCCTTTGGATGTTGTTTTTCTGGCATTGCCACACGGTGTTTCTATGAATTTTGTGATGCAATGGGCAGATAAATCATTTAAAATTATTGATCTCAGTGGAGACTTCAGGTTAAAAAACTCTGAAGTGTATGAGCACTGGTATAAGAAAGATCATAATTATGAAAAAGGATTTGATCATGCTGTATATGGATTGCCAGAGCTACATAAAGATGATATAGTACAATCAGATTTGGTGGCTAATCCAGGCTGTTATCCTACTACTTCTACGCTAGGAGTAGCTCCATTGGTAGCCGAAAAACTGATAGATATAGAAGGCATTATAATAGATGCTAAATCAGGAATTACTGGAGCAGGTATAAAGCCTAGCCTTACCACCCACTTTTCTAATGTTAATGATAATTTCAAGGCCTATGGAGTAAAAAGTCATCGGCATACTATTGAAATAGAAGAGCAGCTAGGATTTCTTAATGAAGGAGAAGTGAAGGTTCAATTTACACCTCACCTGCTACCGCTAGATAGAGGAATACTGGCTACCAGCTATTCTACTCCACTAAACGACATGACCCAGGAAAAGCTGGACGATTTATACCAATCTTTTTATGAAGAAAAGCCATTTGTAAGGGTGAGAGAATCTTTACCTACTTTGAAAGACGTGAGAGGTAGTAATTACTGTGATGTGCACCCTGTGTGGGATGAACGTACTAACAGAATAATGGTTTTTTCGGCCATTGATAATCTTGTAAAAGGAGCCGCAGGGCAGGCTATTCAGAATATGAACCTGATGCTTGGCTTTGAAGAAACCTCAGGCCTATTACTTAATCCATTGAAACCATAAACCAACAATACTATCGAAGATCAAATGATTCAAAATATTACAAATGTAAAAGGTATCAAATGCTGGGGAGCACACACCGGAATCAAGTCTATGAGACGTGATCTGGCTATAATCTACTCAGAGGTGCCTTGTGCCGCAGCAGCTTGTTTTACCCAAAATAAAGTGCAGGCAGAGCCGGTGAAATTGAGTATTAAACACATGAAAGATAACCGGGCTCAGGTAATAGTATGTAATGCTGGTAATGCTAATGCATGTACCGGAGAGCAAGGCCGAATTGGAGCAGAAGCTATGGCTAATACTGTAGCTGAAGAACTAAAAATACCGGTAGAAGATGTGATAGTAGCCTCAACAGGGCTCATAGGAGAGCCTTTTCCTACTGATGATATTGTGAAGGGAATAAAAGAAAATATTCCTAAATTATCTAATACGGCCAAGGCAGGATCTTTTACTGCTAATGCTATTCTTACTACAGATACTTTCCCTAAAGAAGGCTTTCTTGAATTTGACTGTGATGGCACTAAAGTAGCGCTGGGCGGCATGGCTAAAGGATCAGGTATGATTCATCCAAACATGGCTACTATGCTGTCTTTTGTGGTTACGGATATTAATATAGATGAGAAATTACTGGATGAAGCGGTAAAGTACTGTGTAGAGAGAACTTTTAATATGATTACTGTAGATGGTGATACTTCTACTAATGATATGGTGGCAGTATTGGCAAACGGTCTGGCTGGTAATAAGAAGATTAAAACCAAAAGCGATCCTAACTATCAGCTGTTTAGAGAAAAGCTTATGCAGCTGCTTACACACCTGGCCAAATTAATTATCTCTGATGGCGAAGGTGCCTCTAAGTTTATAGAGTATAAAGTTACTAAGGCCAGAACTGAGAATAATGCCAGAACTTTAGTGAAAGCGATCTCTGATTCTACACTAGTTAAAACGGCTATGTTTGGCCGTGATCCTAACTGGGGGAGAATAATAGCTGCCTGCGGTAATGCTGGCGTTCCTTTTGATTATACCAAGGCCGATTTATACATTGGAGATAATAGTAACCTGGTGCAGGTGCTTAAGAAAGGATCTCCTGCAGATTATGATAAGGCATATATAAAGAAACTGCTGAGAGAATCTCACATCCGTATAGTCCTGGAGCTACATAAGGGTAGTGAAGAGAGCACAGGTTGGGGCTCAGACCTTACTACAGATTATGTGATGTTTAATTCAGTATATACTACCTAAATAAAAGCAAAACAGCCACTGGTACTAATCTTCCCAGTGGCTGTTATTCTAAATCAGAAATACTTTTTGTAATTATCTTCATCTTGCCAAAATTCACGACACTTTTGTATCTGTTCTTCTTTAAAGTGTTCGTCATTTTTCAATTCTTTCCATTCTCCATAACCCAGCTGCTCGGCTAGTTTATAGAAACGGTCTCCTTGTCCATTCTTTTTATCCTGAACCATTACACTGATGAGCGGGCGATCTTCCTCATGCTCTTCTTCTGAAATCTCATCCAGAATAGTTCCTAAAAGTTGTTTCTCATGTTTAATGTCAAGGTTAAGGCCTAGCTCAGTAGTGTTGATCAATCTCCTGTAGGAAATAGGAGCACTATCTGTTCGGGCCAATTGGATTAGCTTATTTCTTACTCTCGAATTCAAACTTTTTTAGATCTTGTTAAACAAAAAATAATAGCCAATTTTAAGAAAAATTAAAATTTTTAGCCACTTACTAGCTACTAATGTGCTCAGAAACTTTGTGAATCAGATGGTTATGAGCAGATTTTATTAAAACTATTTTATAATCGGTGATTTTTTTAATAAGCGGCTGCATATGTTGGGGTGTAATTACCTTATCTAAAGTGCCCAGATAAAAAGTCACTGGGATGTGGTTTTTAGTTAACAAATGGCTGATTTTCTTCATCTTAAATTTTAGGTGAGAAAATACTATCCATGAATAATATACCCTTTTTCTTTTCTCTAAGCTGTCCATTTGGCTGGCAGCGAATTTTGATAAGCTGCGATCAATAAATTTTAATTTTTCTGCCGTTCTAAGAATGCTAAAAAAAAGTTGAGGCTTCTGTATCATACTTTTAAAAACCTTCTTTAAACCTATAGGAGATGTGGCTAACTGATACCAAATATTAGGTTTAATGCCATCAGGAGCAATAAATATCAGTTCTATAATTCTTTCTGGAATGGCCTCTAGTGTGGCAAGTACAAATTTAGCTCCTATGCTAAAGCCCATCAGAGCTACTTCTTTAATTTTAAGGCTAGCGAGGAAAGCAGTTATTATTTCTGCCCATATAGCTTTGCTAAGCGGAGTATCTTCATGAGACCAATAACTATTGCCATGAAAAAATAAATCAAAGCTATAAATGGT includes the following:
- the argC gene encoding N-acetyl-gamma-glutamyl-phosphate reductase — encoded protein: MSNTRKKVAIVGASGYTGSELARFLLHHPEVEIAMITSETHEGKPFSTLHPQFTGQLDMPLVSAQRVTDEPLDVVFLALPHGVSMNFVMQWADKSFKIIDLSGDFRLKNSEVYEHWYKKDHNYEKGFDHAVYGLPELHKDDIVQSDLVANPGCYPTTSTLGVAPLVAEKLIDIEGIIIDAKSGITGAGIKPSLTTHFSNVNDNFKAYGVKSHRHTIEIEEQLGFLNEGEVKVQFTPHLLPLDRGILATSYSTPLNDMTQEKLDDLYQSFYEEKPFVRVRESLPTLKDVRGSNYCDVHPVWDERTNRIMVFSAIDNLVKGAAGQAIQNMNLMLGFEETSGLLLNPLKP
- the argJ gene encoding bifunctional glutamate N-acetyltransferase/amino-acid acetyltransferase ArgJ, whose amino-acid sequence is MIQNITNVKGIKCWGAHTGIKSMRRDLAIIYSEVPCAAAACFTQNKVQAEPVKLSIKHMKDNRAQVIVCNAGNANACTGEQGRIGAEAMANTVAEELKIPVEDVIVASTGLIGEPFPTDDIVKGIKENIPKLSNTAKAGSFTANAILTTDTFPKEGFLEFDCDGTKVALGGMAKGSGMIHPNMATMLSFVVTDINIDEKLLDEAVKYCVERTFNMITVDGDTSTNDMVAVLANGLAGNKKIKTKSDPNYQLFREKLMQLLTHLAKLIISDGEGASKFIEYKVTKARTENNARTLVKAISDSTLVKTAMFGRDPNWGRIIAACGNAGVPFDYTKADLYIGDNSNLVQVLKKGSPADYDKAYIKKLLRESHIRIVLELHKGSEESTGWGSDLTTDYVMFNSVYTT
- a CDS encoding alpha/beta fold hydrolase; this translates as MTENNFHFKEHQINYYTYGSGEKVMLAFHGFGQNGRAFGPMANIIGKEFTIYSFDLFFHGNSYWSHEDTPLSKAIWAEIITAFLASLKIKEVALMGFSIGAKFVLATLEAIPERIIELIFIAPDGIKPNIWYQLATSPIGLKKVFKSMIQKPQLFFSILRTAEKLKFIDRSLSKFAASQMDSLEKRKRVYYSWIVFSHLKFKMKKISHLLTKNHIPVTFYLGTLDKVITPQHMQPLIKKITDYKIVLIKSAHNHLIHKVSEHISS